In Paenibacillus sonchi, a single genomic region encodes these proteins:
- a CDS encoding ABC transporter permease — protein sequence MSTYLTKRLLYMLIILFAASLLIFILYASTPGDFITGNIKLTAERKAELREIYGLNKPVLERYGIWMNNAFHGDFGYSLAQQKPVLQLFNDYIWNSFLLAAVSTFLTWVIAVIVGVISAYKQYSWFDTLVMVAIFAAMSLPSFFIGLFLIKILAVDLKWLPPGGMITTGSHATGLAYLKEVVRHMALPVVVMTLLGLGSLTRYFRSNMIDVLKQDYIRTARAKGLKERKVLFRHALRNALLPAITLVGFELPALFGGSLIIEQIFNWPGIGQLYMKSFGLRDYPLLMGFTMFIAILTVIGTLLSDILYRVADPRVRL from the coding sequence ATGAGTACCTATCTGACAAAAAGACTGCTGTACATGCTCATCATTCTGTTTGCGGCTTCACTTCTTATCTTCATCCTGTATGCATCGACGCCCGGCGATTTCATTACAGGCAATATTAAGCTGACTGCGGAGCGCAAAGCCGAGCTGCGGGAAATTTACGGCTTGAACAAGCCGGTGCTGGAGCGCTACGGCATCTGGATGAACAATGCATTTCATGGGGATTTCGGGTATTCGCTTGCCCAGCAGAAGCCGGTGCTTCAGTTGTTCAACGATTATATCTGGAATTCTTTTTTGCTGGCCGCCGTGTCCACCTTTCTAACCTGGGTGATTGCGGTTATTGTCGGCGTGATCTCGGCCTATAAGCAATACTCCTGGTTTGACACGCTGGTGATGGTGGCTATTTTTGCCGCAATGTCGCTGCCGTCCTTTTTTATCGGCTTGTTCCTGATCAAGATTCTGGCGGTTGATCTGAAGTGGCTTCCGCCTGGCGGGATGATTACTACGGGCAGCCATGCCACGGGGCTGGCCTATCTCAAGGAAGTGGTACGGCATATGGCGCTTCCCGTCGTGGTGATGACTCTGCTTGGCCTGGGTTCATTAACCCGTTATTTCCGCAGCAATATGATTGACGTGCTGAAGCAGGACTATATCCGCACCGCGCGGGCCAAAGGACTGAAGGAGCGGAAGGTGCTGTTCCGCCATGCGCTGCGCAATGCCCTGCTGCCGGCCATTACGCTGGTCGGCTTCGAGCTTCCGGCACTGTTCGGCGGTTCGCTGATTATCGAGCAGATTTTCAACTGGCCGGGGATCGGCCAGCTGTATATGAAATCCTTCGGGCTCCGGGACTACCCGCTGCTCATGGGCTTTACGATGTTTATTGCCATTCTGACCGTCATCGGAACGCTGCTCTCGGATATTCTGTACCGGGTGGCCGATCCGCGCGTCCGGTTATAG
- a CDS encoding transcriptional regulator → MEYEVEVQFEPVYELVSSIHTFICKKSNKKMDLGTSWSAEVAGKLSPELLSALEETELGNDWKLLNLLIYQCPVKDSVDTALEWLERLPVGEMYETLAEYVSVFPVQMDQFRSRMHFLLSEWNRQYFRGTSPEIIGKLRLHTEEQRLEADKRAVSDFVNRTTNGFYFLPGDGLRKLVLIPQFHFQPANIIYSFGPLTICHYAARISVADEEISPSMYRTLRSLGRKAV, encoded by the coding sequence GTGGAATACGAGGTTGAGGTTCAGTTTGAGCCGGTATACGAATTAGTGAGCAGCATACATACGTTTATATGCAAAAAATCCAATAAGAAGATGGACCTGGGCACCTCCTGGTCTGCTGAAGTAGCGGGCAAGCTTAGCCCGGAGCTGTTGTCCGCTCTGGAGGAAACAGAGCTCGGCAATGACTGGAAGCTGCTGAATCTGCTGATCTATCAGTGTCCTGTGAAGGACAGCGTAGACACTGCCCTGGAATGGCTGGAGCGCTTGCCGGTAGGGGAGATGTATGAGACGCTTGCGGAATACGTCAGCGTGTTCCCGGTGCAGATGGATCAATTCCGCAGCCGCATGCACTTTTTGCTGTCCGAGTGGAACCGGCAGTATTTCAGGGGCACCAGCCCAGAGATCATCGGCAAACTGCGGCTGCATACGGAAGAACAGAGACTGGAAGCGGATAAGAGGGCTGTATCCGATTTTGTAAACCGGACAACGAACGGATTCTATTTCCTGCCGGGAGACGGACTGCGCAAGCTGGTGCTGATTCCGCAGTTTCATTTTCAGCCTGCGAATATTATTTACAGCTTCGGTCCGCTGACGATTTGCCATTATGCGGCGAGAATCTCAGTAGCGGATGAAGAAATTTCGCCTTCGATGTACAGGACTCTGCGCAGCCTGGGGAGAAAAGCCGTCTGA
- a CDS encoding GNAT family N-acetyltransferase, producing the protein MASIEQGEGRFYIAGDGKDLAEITYRTDEATGNWVIDHTFVSEDLRGQGAGEKLVRAVVDKARAEQVKIVPQCPYAAHQFKKHEEYGMCSAGAEQGPLGHSNF; encoded by the coding sequence ATGGCATCGATTGAACAGGGAGAAGGAAGATTTTATATAGCTGGTGACGGTAAGGACCTTGCCGAGATTACATACAGAACGGATGAAGCAACGGGAAATTGGGTTATTGACCATACCTTTGTCTCAGAAGATCTGCGCGGCCAAGGTGCCGGTGAGAAGCTCGTGCGGGCGGTTGTGGATAAAGCCCGGGCAGAGCAGGTTAAGATCGTACCCCAGTGCCCTTATGCTGCCCATCAGTTCAAGAAGCATGAGGAATACGGGATGTGCTCAGCAGGAGCTGAGCAGGGTCCATTGGGCCATAGTAACTTTTAG
- a CDS encoding helix-turn-helix domain-containing protein: MKILQSLGGGRKTFTEIARQAGISKGIVHDHIFSLRCAGLLHAYIEGENVIAYSLRLEGIRRMNEQLFEYLQ; this comes from the coding sequence CTGAAGATCCTTCAATCGCTTGGCGGCGGGCGCAAAACCTTTACCGAAATCGCCAGGCAGGCCGGAATCTCCAAGGGTATTGTCCATGACCATATTTTCAGCCTCCGCTGTGCGGGCCTGCTGCATGCCTACATCGAAGGGGAGAACGTTATCGCCTACAGTCTGCGTCTGGAAGGAATCCGCCGGATGAATGAGCAGCTGTTCGAATATTTGCAATAA
- the opp4C gene encoding oligopeptide ABC transporter permease, with the protein MTVNSRLAGLRELQVQRQKSSLFRQSLKRLMKNRLAVAGFGVVVFMFALCFIGPLFSPYADNKINMAMMNKAPSLQHLLGTDALGRDILTRVMQAGRISLTVGLASMVLSVFIGALLGAVAGYYRGIADQIIMRIADLLMTIPGLPLLFIFGALLSEWKVPTDYRMYIVMLMLSIVNWPGLARMVRGQMLSLREREFMQAAVVLGLRDSRKLFHHLLPNVVPLLIVMATLNIGGAILSESVLSFFGLGVMPPTPTWGNMIDAANNMIDFQDHPWLWIPPGLSIFATVIAINIFGDGLRDVLDPKQKR; encoded by the coding sequence TTGACAGTTAACAGCAGATTGGCCGGGCTGCGCGAGCTGCAGGTGCAGAGGCAAAAGTCCTCGCTGTTCAGACAGTCTTTGAAAAGGCTGATGAAGAACAGGCTCGCTGTAGCCGGTTTTGGAGTGGTTGTGTTTATGTTTGCTTTATGTTTTATCGGCCCGCTCTTTTCGCCTTATGCGGACAACAAAATCAATATGGCGATGATGAACAAGGCGCCAAGCTTGCAGCATTTGCTGGGGACTGATGCCTTGGGCCGGGACATCCTGACCCGGGTGATGCAGGCCGGACGGATATCACTGACTGTAGGTCTGGCTTCCATGGTGCTGTCCGTGTTCATTGGCGCCCTGCTGGGGGCGGTTGCCGGTTATTACCGCGGCATAGCGGATCAGATCATTATGCGGATCGCCGATCTGCTGATGACAATACCCGGCCTGCCGCTGCTTTTTATCTTCGGGGCGCTCCTCTCGGAATGGAAGGTTCCGACAGACTACCGGATGTATATCGTCATGCTGATGCTCAGCATTGTGAATTGGCCGGGACTTGCCCGGATGGTCCGGGGACAGATGCTCAGCCTGCGGGAGCGGGAATTTATGCAGGCTGCTGTTGTACTGGGCCTGCGCGACAGCCGGAAGCTGTTCCATCATCTGCTCCCGAACGTGGTCCCGCTGCTGATTGTCATGGCTACACTGAACATCGGCGGAGCGATTCTCAGCGAATCGGTGCTCAGCTTTTTCGGGCTGGGCGTGATGCCGCCTACGCCGACCTGGGGCAACATGATTGACGCGGCGAACAATATGATTGATTTTCAGGATCATCCATGGCTGTGGATTCCTCCGGGCTTGTCCATTTTTGCCACAGTGATTGCCATAAATATATTCGGTGACGGCCTCAGAGACGTGCTTGATCCCAAACAGAAGAGGTAG
- a CDS encoding 50S ribosomal protein L25, whose translation MNTTVRLTERSGSTSSQRSKGFVPVVVYGAGSDSQSFTADAKTLNEILGKNPRAILKVELPGSGSKNVVIQEVQRQPLSRKLLHVDLHQIDMKAELDTKVAFHFTGDPVGVKSGGIQQVELYELDIRTLPDKLTATFEVDISGLDVGDQLLVSDLPKHEGWEVLTPEDTLIVRIAPPVALEEPADAEADEPAAAGAAEEQKTEE comes from the coding sequence ATGAATACCACAGTACGTTTGACTGAAAGATCCGGCTCGACCTCTTCACAGCGGAGCAAAGGCTTTGTACCGGTTGTCGTCTACGGTGCAGGTTCAGATAGCCAGTCCTTTACAGCGGATGCGAAGACATTGAACGAGATTCTGGGCAAAAACCCGCGGGCCATCCTCAAGGTGGAACTGCCCGGCTCCGGCTCCAAAAACGTAGTGATTCAGGAAGTGCAGCGCCAGCCGTTGTCCCGGAAGCTGCTGCATGTGGACCTTCACCAGATTGACATGAAGGCCGAACTGGACACCAAGGTTGCATTCCACTTCACCGGAGATCCTGTCGGCGTGAAGAGCGGCGGCATTCAGCAGGTTGAGCTGTATGAGCTGGATATCCGCACCCTGCCGGACAAGCTGACCGCCACCTTTGAAGTGGATATCAGCGGACTCGACGTTGGCGACCAGCTGCTGGTTTCGGATCTGCCGAAGCATGAAGGCTGGGAAGTGCTGACCCCGGAAGATACGCTGATTGTGCGGATTGCACCGCCTGTTGCACTGGAAGAGCCAGCGGATGCTGAAGCGGACGAGCCTGCTGCTGCCGGGGCTGCCGAAGAACAGAAGACTGAGGAATAA
- a CDS encoding vWA domain-containing protein, with protein sequence MDGTIINLVSGSNAKLDEASMNARVKISCSSSPAELDLSCFMVGPDGRVPADDYFIFYNQPADPQRAVRFEPIDKYSGEFVIDLRALQSSGVEKCVFAATLDGPGTFAEVRGCKISAAAGNTELVFAITEGKAETSLVLAELYRHGQGFKLRAVGRGFHGGLKPLAEAHGVEVEDESAAEAASPGEPGHTAAAAVELSASIAEAAAATAASPPGQPAPPLKLNLTKIDLHKQQVALSLRKKNIEQEKARVAVVFDASGSMSALYQKGVVQRAFERILAVAASMDDDGMLDVWFFATKSKRMPSVGETGYEDYVKRTYPGPRMFGGLGIGNNEPVVMADILKKYTKEDPGTLPVYVVFFSDGGIYETRKISKLLIDSSKHNIFWQFVGLGQADYGVLRELDDLQGRYVDNADFFALDDLDEVSDEELYDRLFNEFPKWLREAREKGVIRS encoded by the coding sequence ATGGACGGGACAATCATTAATCTGGTCAGCGGCTCGAATGCCAAACTGGATGAGGCTTCAATGAATGCAAGAGTAAAAATATCCTGCAGCAGCTCCCCGGCGGAGCTGGATCTCAGCTGCTTTATGGTGGGGCCGGACGGAAGGGTGCCTGCGGACGATTATTTTATTTTTTATAACCAGCCCGCAGATCCGCAGCGGGCCGTGCGGTTTGAGCCGATTGATAAATACAGCGGCGAATTTGTAATCGATCTGCGTGCCTTGCAGAGCTCCGGTGTTGAAAAATGCGTATTCGCCGCGACGCTCGATGGGCCGGGAACCTTTGCCGAAGTCAGAGGCTGCAAGATCAGCGCGGCGGCAGGGAATACGGAGCTAGTATTCGCCATTACCGAAGGCAAGGCCGAAACCTCGCTGGTCCTCGCCGAGCTGTACCGCCACGGGCAGGGTTTCAAGCTGCGGGCCGTTGGCCGCGGTTTTCACGGCGGGCTGAAACCGCTGGCGGAAGCCCATGGTGTGGAGGTGGAGGATGAATCGGCAGCGGAAGCTGCCAGTCCAGGCGAACCGGGTCATACGGCTGCGGCTGCTGTTGAGCTGTCAGCGTCCATCGCCGAAGCGGCAGCAGCCACGGCGGCATCGCCGCCAGGACAGCCGGCGCCCCCGCTGAAGCTCAATCTGACCAAGATTGACCTGCACAAGCAGCAGGTTGCCCTCTCCCTGCGCAAAAAGAATATTGAGCAGGAAAAAGCACGCGTCGCCGTAGTTTTTGACGCGTCCGGTTCGATGTCAGCGCTTTATCAGAAGGGTGTGGTCCAGCGGGCCTTTGAACGGATACTCGCTGTTGCTGCCAGCATGGACGATGACGGAATGCTGGATGTCTGGTTTTTTGCAACCAAAAGCAAGCGGATGCCCAGTGTGGGTGAAACCGGGTATGAGGACTATGTGAAACGCACTTATCCGGGGCCGCGTATGTTCGGGGGCCTTGGCATCGGCAATAATGAGCCGGTCGTCATGGCAGATATCCTCAAGAAATATACCAAGGAAGATCCGGGCACCCTGCCGGTGTACGTCGTATTCTTCAGTGATGGCGGGATTTACGAAACGCGCAAAATCTCCAAGCTGCTGATTGACAGCTCCAAGCATAATATTTTCTGGCAATTTGTCGGTCTGGGCCAGGCGGATTACGGTGTGCTGCGGGAGCTGGATGATCTGCAGGGGCGTTATGTGGATAATGCGGATTTTTTTGCGCTGGATGACCTGGACGAAGTCAGCGACGAAGAACTGTACGACCGCTTGTTTAATGAGTTTCCCAAGTGGCTGCGTGAAGCCAGGGAGAAAGGCGTGATCAGAAGCTGA
- a CDS encoding ABC transporter ATP-binding protein: MSEALLEVSHLKKYFPVTEGLLNRTVGHVKAVDDISLTLQPGETFGLVGESGSGKSTVGRTILRLTEKTAGEVKFKGIDIHSLSPAELRLLRPRMQLIFQDPYSALNPRVRVGDAIGEALLDHGLCTKDEVRELVLESLAACGLSSYHIDRFPHEFSGGQRQRIGIARALILNPDLIIADEPVSALDVSIQAQIINLFSKLQQSKGLAYLFISHDLSVVEHLCSRIGVMYLGSMVETAARDELFHNPLHPYTKALLSAVPVPVPRLKRERIVLKGDIPSPANPPSGCKFHTRCPFAVEVCKAENPVFRDAGGGHFVACHLA, encoded by the coding sequence ATGTCTGAAGCACTGCTTGAGGTTAGCCATCTGAAGAAGTATTTTCCGGTCACCGAGGGGCTGCTGAACCGCACCGTTGGACATGTGAAGGCCGTCGATGACATCAGCCTCACCCTTCAGCCGGGCGAAACCTTCGGGCTGGTCGGAGAATCCGGCAGCGGCAAAAGCACGGTAGGCCGGACGATTCTGCGCCTGACCGAGAAAACGGCCGGCGAGGTAAAGTTCAAAGGAATAGACATTCACAGCCTCTCTCCTGCAGAGCTTCGGCTGCTGCGGCCGCGGATGCAGCTGATCTTTCAGGACCCGTACAGCGCACTCAATCCGCGTGTGCGGGTGGGCGATGCGATCGGCGAAGCCCTGCTGGACCATGGTTTATGCACCAAGGATGAGGTGCGGGAGCTGGTTCTGGAATCGCTCGCAGCCTGCGGGTTATCCTCCTACCACATCGACCGCTTCCCGCATGAATTCTCCGGCGGACAGCGCCAGCGGATCGGAATCGCCCGGGCGCTGATCCTGAACCCGGATCTCATCATTGCCGATGAACCGGTATCGGCGCTGGATGTGTCGATTCAAGCCCAGATTATCAATCTGTTCAGCAAGCTGCAGCAAAGCAAGGGCCTCGCCTATTTATTCATCTCCCATGATCTAAGTGTGGTCGAGCATTTATGCTCCCGGATCGGGGTCATGTATCTCGGTTCCATGGTCGAGACGGCTGCCCGGGACGAGCTGTTTCACAACCCGCTGCATCCCTATACCAAGGCTCTGCTCTCTGCGGTGCCCGTGCCGGTTCCCAGGCTGAAAAGGGAACGGATCGTCCTGAAAGGCGACATCCCCAGCCCGGCGAATCCGCCCTCCGGCTGCAAATTTCATACCCGCTGCCCGTTTGCTGTTGAGGTGTGCAAAGCAGAGAACCCCGTTTTCCGTGATGCCGGAGGCGGACATTTTGTCGCTTGCCATTTGGCTTGA
- a CDS encoding GNAT family N-acetyltransferase, producing the protein MSVRREEWSMGDIRFVSREELKKAAELSDLVFRDEEQTSMAVKFPGIFSGSYLSSPGVFEDGQLVAFAGLVPGFIQMGTVSVPVFSLGSVCTHPEYRGKGYANALLQRVFDHIDRAGASLLLVSGTRDLYIRQGCHTFRSVRSYLLSPENEVVRRAAAGPAIVREAEERDWFGLQRLAENREVRYGRSLYELATLVRAEAIADIYKLKQKIYVAESDGRLLAYAVIAVRDKLKTEAVPLVIEWGGAPEAALQAVSQVIAAKGISELQFQVPWHETEMIRALGSSTYLEEPNPGTVKIVNPVRLWQQIHPYLQQKSPEALSGVELHSAVPGERLC; encoded by the coding sequence ATGAGTGTAAGAAGAGAGGAATGGAGCATGGGCGATATTCGTTTTGTCTCGCGCGAAGAATTGAAGAAGGCGGCAGAGCTATCGGATCTGGTCTTCCGGGATGAGGAACAGACATCAATGGCAGTCAAATTTCCGGGAATTTTCTCCGGCAGCTACTTGAGTTCACCCGGTGTATTTGAGGACGGGCAGCTTGTTGCTTTTGCCGGACTTGTTCCGGGTTTTATACAGATGGGAACTGTGTCTGTGCCGGTATTCTCCCTTGGTTCAGTATGCACGCACCCTGAATACCGGGGAAAAGGTTATGCCAATGCCTTACTGCAGCGCGTGTTTGACCATATCGACAGAGCAGGCGCTTCGCTGCTGCTTGTGTCGGGTACACGGGATCTCTACATCCGGCAAGGCTGCCATACCTTCCGGTCGGTGCGCAGCTACTTGCTGTCTCCAGAGAATGAGGTTGTCAGGAGGGCAGCAGCAGGCCCTGCCATCGTCCGTGAGGCAGAGGAACGTGACTGGTTCGGGCTGCAAAGGCTCGCGGAGAACCGTGAAGTGCGGTATGGTCGCAGTCTATATGAGCTGGCCACGCTTGTAAGGGCGGAAGCCATTGCAGACATTTATAAGCTGAAGCAAAAGATCTATGTTGCGGAATCCGATGGCCGCTTGCTGGCTTATGCGGTTATCGCTGTAAGAGACAAGCTGAAGACGGAGGCCGTGCCGCTTGTTATCGAATGGGGCGGAGCGCCGGAGGCCGCCCTTCAAGCGGTCTCTCAGGTGATTGCGGCGAAGGGGATCTCTGAGCTTCAGTTCCAGGTTCCATGGCATGAGACGGAGATGATACGCGCCTTGGGAAGCAGCACTTATCTGGAAGAGCCAAATCCTGGAACGGTGAAAATCGTCAACCCCGTCCGGCTATGGCAGCAAATTCATCCATATCTGCAGCAAAAGTCCCCCGAAGCCCTCAGCGGCGTGGAGCTTCACAGCGCTGTTCCAGGGGAGAGATTGTGCTGA
- a CDS encoding ABC transporter substrate-binding protein yields the protein MRKSTLVLSTLLIAGSLLLAACSDNSSNSASGNTPASATSDPGTAGTEAPASPAPVPAGALSEPFTAADLSKLPAVAQNRNDTIIVGLTDPSGAFTPYFQESGYDGNVSSLLYASLVTVDDKGVPTPELAESWDVSDDQLTYTFHLRKDLKFSDGSPLTADDVAFTWTIQYDKAYDGGSSVPSMNVKGGKAYKEGTAKTIEGIKVIDPQTISVTLEKPNATALVTLGSNVLSKAYYGKDYTFGHLEYIKKLHEHPLGDGPYKLEKFLPGQEVRFTANENYFKGKPKTEHFIYKTSEGDVWQFLETGEVDYASFSATDENIEKLKALGFVNILPYTPSTYGYMQVNLKHEQLKDKEVRQAIMYGLDRQSIYVDAAQGAGSIANIPASPISWAYTEEGINPYKYDPEKAKQLLDQAGWTVGANGIREKAGKPLTIHYLGSKSKNTDIFIAVAKENFEALGIEFQPEVFADFNSLVSKVEGGDYDLVSFSTSMLTDPADGFMQFFDGEITDYDNPKFLELYNKALATTDIEQRKAVYKELYQLFNEELPILFTSYKKTVYAYNGRIQNLTVSPFIGLAGSLPEWTLK from the coding sequence ATGAGAAAAAGTACGCTTGTTTTGTCCACACTGCTGATTGCCGGTTCCCTGCTGCTCGCAGCCTGCTCGGACAACAGCAGCAATTCTGCATCCGGCAACACTCCGGCGTCTGCAACTTCTGATCCGGGTACAGCCGGAACTGAAGCGCCGGCCTCTCCGGCACCAGTGCCTGCGGGTGCGCTGAGCGAGCCTTTTACAGCAGCGGATTTATCCAAGCTACCGGCTGTCGCCCAGAACCGCAATGATACGATCATTGTCGGCCTGACCGATCCCAGCGGCGCATTTACGCCTTATTTTCAAGAGAGCGGCTATGACGGCAACGTATCTTCCCTGCTGTATGCCTCCCTCGTAACTGTGGATGACAAAGGTGTTCCTACACCGGAGCTTGCCGAGAGCTGGGATGTATCGGATGATCAGCTTACATACACCTTCCACTTGCGGAAGGACCTGAAGTTCAGCGACGGCTCGCCGCTTACAGCGGATGATGTGGCTTTTACCTGGACCATTCAATATGACAAAGCCTATGACGGCGGCTCTTCTGTGCCTTCCATGAACGTAAAAGGCGGCAAAGCCTATAAAGAAGGCACGGCCAAAACAATCGAAGGGATCAAAGTTATCGACCCGCAGACGATCTCGGTAACATTGGAGAAACCAAATGCTACAGCGCTGGTGACACTCGGCTCCAATGTGCTCTCCAAAGCTTATTACGGCAAGGACTATACATTCGGCCATCTGGAATACATCAAAAAGCTGCACGAGCATCCGCTCGGCGACGGCCCCTACAAGCTGGAGAAATTCCTGCCCGGACAGGAAGTGCGCTTTACAGCCAACGAAAATTATTTCAAAGGCAAACCCAAAACAGAGCATTTCATCTATAAAACCTCCGAAGGCGATGTGTGGCAGTTCCTGGAGACGGGGGAGGTCGATTACGCTTCCTTCAGCGCCACGGATGAAAATATTGAGAAGCTGAAAGCACTCGGATTTGTGAACATCCTTCCTTATACACCCAGCACCTACGGCTACATGCAGGTCAATCTGAAGCATGAGCAGCTAAAGGATAAAGAGGTCAGACAAGCGATTATGTACGGGCTGGACCGGCAGAGCATTTATGTAGATGCTGCGCAGGGAGCGGGCTCCATTGCCAATATTCCGGCATCACCGATCTCATGGGCCTATACCGAGGAAGGCATCAATCCTTACAAATATGATCCGGAAAAAGCCAAGCAGCTGCTGGATCAAGCCGGCTGGACTGTTGGCGCAAACGGAATACGCGAAAAAGCCGGCAAACCGCTGACGATCCATTATCTCGGCTCCAAAAGCAAAAACACCGATATTTTCATCGCTGTAGCCAAGGAGAACTTTGAAGCGCTGGGTATTGAATTCCAGCCGGAGGTTTTTGCCGACTTTAACTCGCTGGTGTCCAAGGTCGAAGGCGGAGACTACGATCTGGTATCCTTTTCAACCAGTATGCTGACTGATCCGGCGGACGGGTTCATGCAGTTCTTTGACGGAGAGATCACTGACTATGACAATCCGAAGTTCCTGGAGCTGTACAACAAAGCTTTGGCTACTACGGATATTGAGCAGCGCAAAGCCGTCTATAAGGAGCTGTACCAGCTATTCAATGAAGAGCTGCCGATCCTGTTCACCAGCTACAAAAAAACGGTCTATGCCTACAATGGGCGCATACAGAATCTGACGGTCAGCCCGTTCATCGGACTTGCCGGAAGCCTGCCGGAGTGGACGTTGAAATAA